Proteins encoded in a region of the Lathamus discolor isolate bLatDis1 chromosome Z, bLatDis1.hap1, whole genome shotgun sequence genome:
- the MLYCD gene encoding malonyl-CoA decarboxylase, mitochondrial isoform X1, which yields MSYPRWVLCPRPFLRSPWAALRGPRRVSVAAGLYRCSPGTSSASVAGMEELLSRSVPPLPPYETKEKAPPPAELRSAEFVRYYRGLQAGPPRAELLTRLARDFGVDHGRVAEFSAKVLQAREQQRELGALLQAEDRLRYYLNPQYRGLFQHLGRLEGGLRFLVELRGDLVEGLASKAVDGPHVKEMNGVLKNMLSEWFSTGFLNLERVTWQSPCEVLQKISDSEAVHPVRNWVDMKRRVGSYRRCYFFSHCAIPGEPLIVLHVALTSDISSSIQAIVKEVPPLETEDADKITTAVFYSISLTQQGLQGVELGTYLIKRVVKELQKELPQIKAFSTLSPIPGFTKWLVGLLSSQAKELERNELFTESEWQEISEITGDTTTETLKKILNNNEWVRSEKLVQVLHSPFMRLCAWYLYGEKHRGYALNPVANFHLQNGSVMWRINWMADTSPRGIAASCGMMVNYRYFLEDTASNSAAYLGSKQIKASEQVLSLVSQFQQNSKL from the exons ATGAGCTACCCGCGCTGGGTGCTGTGTCCGCGGCCCTTCCTGCGGAGCCCTTGGGCGGCGCTGCGGGGGCCGCGCCGCGTCTCGGTGGCGGCGGGTCTGTACCGGTGCTCGCCAGGCACCAGCAGTGCCTCCGTCGCGGGTatggaggagctgctgagccGTTCCGTGCCGCCGCTGCCACCCTACGAGACCAAGGAGAAGGCGCCGCCCCCCGCGGAGCTGCGCAGCGCGGAGTTCGTGCGGTACTACCGCGGCCTGCAGGCCGGGCCGCCCCGCGCCGAGCTCCTCACGCGCTTGGCCCGTGACTTCGGCGTGGATCATGGGCGGGTGGCGGAGTTCAGCGCCAAGGTGCTGCAGGCCcgtgagcagcagagggagCTGGGCGCCCTGCTGCAGGCCGAGGACCGGCTCCGCTACTACCTCAACCCCCAGTACCGCGGTCTCTTCCAGCACCTGGGCCGCCTCGAGGGTGGGCTGCGTTTCCTGGTGGAGCTGAGGGGCGACCTGGTGGAGGGGCTGGCGAGCAAGGCGGTGGATGGGCCGCATGTCAAG GAAATGAATGGAGTTCTAAAGAACATGCTTTCAGAGTGGTTCTCAACAGGATTCCTGAACTTGGAGAGGGTTACTTGGCAATCACCTTGTGAAGTACTACAGAAAATTAGTGA TTCTGAAGCTGTGCATCCTGTTAGAAACTGGGTTGATATGAAGCGTCGAGTTGGGTCATATAGAAGATGctactttttttctcactgtgcAATCCCAGGAGAACCACTGATAGTCTTGCATGTTGCACTAACCAGTGATATCTCCAGCAGCATCCAG GCCATAGTGAAAGAGGTGCCGCCTTTagaaacagaagatgcagaCAAAATTACAACAGCAGTTTTCTACTCAATCAGTTTAACTCAGCAGGGACTGCAAGGTGTGGAACTTGGGACTTACCTCATCAAGCGTGTTGTAAAAGAGCTGCAG AAAGAACTTCCTCAGATAAAAGCTTTCTCTACTCTTTCACCTATACCAGGATTCACAAAATGGCTTGTTGGTCTCCTCTCCTCACAAGcaaaagaactggaaagaaatgaaCTGTTTACAGAATCAGAATGGCAAGAAATCTCTGAGATCACAGGAGACACTACTactgaaacactgaagaagATCTTAAATAACAACGAGTGGGTGAGATCGGAGAAATTAGTTCAAGTGCTCCATTCACCATTTATGAGACTCTGTGCTTGGTACTTGTATGGAGAGAAGCATCGTGGCTATGCCCTTAATCCAGTAGCAAATTTTCATCTTCAGAATGGTTCTGTGATGTGGCGGATAAACTGGATGGCGGACACAAGCCCTCGGGGCATTGCTGCTTCGTGTGGCATGATGGTAAACTACAGGTACTTCTTAGAGGATACAGCCAGCAATAGTGCAGCATACCTGGGCAGTAAACAAATTAAGGCCTCAGAGCAGGTTCTTTCCTTGGTGTCTCAGTTCCAGCAAAACAGCAAgctttaa
- the MLYCD gene encoding malonyl-CoA decarboxylase, mitochondrial isoform X2 gives MSYPRWVLCPRPFLRSPWAALRGPRRVSVAAGLYRCSPGTSSASVAGMEELLSRSVPPLPPYETKEKAPPPAELRSAEFVRYYRGLQAGPPRAELLTRLARDFGVDHGRVAEFSAKVLQAREQQRELGALLQAEDRLRYYLNPQYRGLFQHLGRLEGGLRFLVELRGDLVEGLASKAVDGPHVKEMNGVLKNMLSEWFSTGFLNLERVTWQSPCEVLQKISHSERGAAFRNRRCRQNYNSSFLLNQFNSAGTARCGTWDLPHQACCKRAAGFTKWLVGLLSSQAKELERNELFTESEWQEISEITGDTTTETLKKILNNNEWVRSEKLVQVLHSPFMRLCAWYLYGEKHRGYALNPVANFHLQNGSVMWRINWMADTSPRGIAASCGMMVNYRYFLEDTASNSAAYLGSKQIKASEQVLSLVSQFQQNSKL, from the exons ATGAGCTACCCGCGCTGGGTGCTGTGTCCGCGGCCCTTCCTGCGGAGCCCTTGGGCGGCGCTGCGGGGGCCGCGCCGCGTCTCGGTGGCGGCGGGTCTGTACCGGTGCTCGCCAGGCACCAGCAGTGCCTCCGTCGCGGGTatggaggagctgctgagccGTTCCGTGCCGCCGCTGCCACCCTACGAGACCAAGGAGAAGGCGCCGCCCCCCGCGGAGCTGCGCAGCGCGGAGTTCGTGCGGTACTACCGCGGCCTGCAGGCCGGGCCGCCCCGCGCCGAGCTCCTCACGCGCTTGGCCCGTGACTTCGGCGTGGATCATGGGCGGGTGGCGGAGTTCAGCGCCAAGGTGCTGCAGGCCcgtgagcagcagagggagCTGGGCGCCCTGCTGCAGGCCGAGGACCGGCTCCGCTACTACCTCAACCCCCAGTACCGCGGTCTCTTCCAGCACCTGGGCCGCCTCGAGGGTGGGCTGCGTTTCCTGGTGGAGCTGAGGGGCGACCTGGTGGAGGGGCTGGCGAGCAAGGCGGTGGATGGGCCGCATGTCAAG GAAATGAATGGAGTTCTAAAGAACATGCTTTCAGAGTGGTTCTCAACAGGATTCCTGAACTTGGAGAGGGTTACTTGGCAATCACCTTGTGAAGTACTACAGAAAATTA GCCATAGTGAAAGAGGTGCCGCCTTTagaaacagaagatgcagaCAAAATTACAACAGCAGTTTTCTACTCAATCAGTTTAACTCAGCAGGGACTGCAAGGTGTGGAACTTGGGACTTACCTCATCAAGCGTGTTGTAAAAGAGCTGCAG GATTCACAAAATGGCTTGTTGGTCTCCTCTCCTCACAAGcaaaagaactggaaagaaatgaaCTGTTTACAGAATCAGAATGGCAAGAAATCTCTGAGATCACAGGAGACACTACTactgaaacactgaagaagATCTTAAATAACAACGAGTGGGTGAGATCGGAGAAATTAGTTCAAGTGCTCCATTCACCATTTATGAGACTCTGTGCTTGGTACTTGTATGGAGAGAAGCATCGTGGCTATGCCCTTAATCCAGTAGCAAATTTTCATCTTCAGAATGGTTCTGTGATGTGGCGGATAAACTGGATGGCGGACACAAGCCCTCGGGGCATTGCTGCTTCGTGTGGCATGATGGTAAACTACAGGTACTTCTTAGAGGATACAGCCAGCAATAGTGCAGCATACCTGGGCAGTAAACAAATTAAGGCCTCAGAGCAGGTTCTTTCCTTGGTGTCTCAGTTCCAGCAAAACAGCAAgctttaa